The uncultured Fibrobacter sp. genome includes a window with the following:
- a CDS encoding cellulase family glycosylhydrolase gives MNRAPAKPGFFVQDRFLYSKDNEKVVLRGINHMFIWTDRDGKTIPEIAKTGANCVRIVWNTRGRISDLDNIIGLAIANGMIPIPEIHDTTGNWRRLPDALDFWLRDETLQVISNHQEYLIINIGNEPSDVEQDPNDFFEAYSTIVIKMRAAGIRVPIMIDADFWGQSEKNIFRMGHQLLQADPEHNLVFSIHMWWPSERHNVSCGYETVEGRVTGVLEKSVELKLPLIVGEFAPVAAGDVKEIPYRHIMAECERLNIGWLAWSWGPGNFDSPEMDMTAHGSYNTLIGWGKEVAVDSPLGIQNTSVIPAFIQNKNYTTGSQGTGANLIENGDFSADPPLSGWTTDFWGGKADVVVHGGEVRFDVKSAGKETWSLQFKQRLTLRKGLTYIFSMRAKADKPRTLNVNIKKDCENYVPYANGRILDLSTSWQNFSWKFTMKEDSDTDALLIYDMGGVPISWTLADISLVHARSVADRLNRTFQRNVQKNSGFFNAPNGPWELHLYSATGELLEVLDHGHGGEGMRQYPKIERSGIMVIKDI, from the coding sequence ATGAATAGGGCTCCTGCCAAACCTGGCTTTTTTGTACAAGACCGCTTTTTGTACAGCAAGGACAACGAGAAGGTTGTCTTGCGCGGTATCAACCACATGTTTATTTGGACGGATCGGGATGGCAAAACGATTCCCGAAATTGCGAAGACGGGAGCCAATTGCGTCCGTATTGTCTGGAACACCCGTGGCCGCATCAGCGACTTGGACAACATCATCGGCCTTGCGATTGCAAATGGGATGATTCCTATTCCCGAAATCCACGATACGACGGGTAACTGGCGCCGCCTGCCCGATGCTCTTGACTTCTGGCTCCGCGACGAGACGCTCCAGGTCATCAGCAACCACCAGGAATATCTCATCATCAATATCGGTAACGAGCCGAGCGATGTCGAGCAAGACCCGAACGACTTTTTTGAAGCGTACAGCACGATTGTCATCAAGATGCGTGCCGCAGGCATTCGCGTGCCTATCATGATCGATGCCGACTTCTGGGGCCAGAGCGAAAAGAACATCTTCCGCATGGGCCACCAACTTTTGCAGGCCGACCCCGAACATAACCTCGTGTTCTCCATCCACATGTGGTGGCCTTCCGAAAGGCATAACGTTTCCTGCGGCTACGAGACCGTGGAAGGGCGTGTCACGGGCGTCCTCGAAAAGTCCGTGGAACTCAAGCTGCCCCTTATCGTGGGTGAATTTGCCCCGGTGGCCGCCGGCGACGTGAAGGAAATCCCGTACCGGCACATCATGGCGGAATGCGAACGCCTCAATATCGGCTGGCTCGCCTGGAGCTGGGGCCCGGGTAACTTCGACAGTCCCGAAATGGACATGACGGCCCACGGTTCCTACAACACCTTGATTGGGTGGGGCAAGGAAGTCGCGGTCGATAGCCCGCTCGGTATCCAGAATACGAGCGTTATCCCGGCGTTTATCCAGAACAAGAACTACACGACGGGCTCCCAGGGCACGGGTGCAAACCTTATCGAGAACGGTGATTTCTCGGCAGATCCGCCCCTCAGCGGCTGGACCACCGATTTCTGGGGTGGCAAGGCCGATGTGGTTGTCCATGGTGGCGAAGTCCGCTTCGACGTGAAGTCTGCCGGCAAGGAAACTTGGAGCTTGCAGTTCAAGCAGAGGCTCACCTTGCGCAAAGGCCTTACCTACATCTTTAGCATGCGTGCCAAGGCCGACAAACCGCGCACATTGAACGTGAATATCAAGAAGGATTGCGAAAATTACGTCCCTTATGCGAACGGTCGTATCCTTGACTTGAGCACGAGCTGGCAGAATTTTAGCTGGAAGTTCACGATGAAGGAAGATTCCGATACGGACGCCCTCCTCATTTACGATATGGGTGGCGTACCTATTTCGTGGACGCTGGCCGATATCTCGCTCGTGCATGCCCGCAGCGTGGCCGACCGCCTGAACCGTACGTTCCAGCGTAACGTCCAGAAGAATTCCGGGTTCTTCAATGCCCCGAACGGCCCTTGGGAACTCCATTTGTATTCTGCGACCGGCGAACTCCTCGAGGTGCTTGACCATGGCCATGGCGGGGAAGGGATGCGTCAGTATCCTAAGATTGAACGCAGCGGAATCATGGTTATCAAGGACATTTAG
- a CDS encoding TIGR03915 family putative DNA repair protein — MLVIHYDSTFDGFLSVVFEIYRQHLDVGDIVPVRPYGAAQSVPTDLFLQPFRVESDEESARRLRRAILNLAGEDVFAVLDAAFRSEESGVEMKIFAYLRKLFAGDDPAYARNPTSEEMLPLFCIARSVRREQGFMLGAVRFCKAPDGMYIAAVEPKYNVVDLLAPHFRSRFPNGRWAIVDMVRRYGICYENSRTQLVSVADPEAIAGIERADSVARMWKSYYDSMAIKERLNPELLRRCLPVRYWKHLPERQVDASSLVIGGRNSEKRGDNGLGGANLPSAVAQGRSLALSHSGM; from the coding sequence ATGCTAGTTATTCATTATGATTCTACTTTTGACGGATTCCTGAGTGTCGTTTTCGAGATTTACCGCCAGCATCTCGACGTGGGCGATATTGTCCCGGTCCGGCCTTACGGGGCTGCCCAATCGGTGCCGACGGATTTGTTTTTGCAGCCGTTCCGGGTCGAATCAGACGAGGAATCTGCCCGGAGGCTCCGCCGGGCTATATTGAACTTGGCAGGCGAGGATGTGTTTGCTGTGTTGGATGCGGCCTTCCGGTCGGAGGAGTCGGGCGTCGAGATGAAGATTTTCGCTTACCTGCGCAAGCTCTTTGCGGGGGACGATCCCGCTTATGCCAGGAACCCGACGAGCGAGGAGATGTTGCCGCTGTTCTGTATTGCCCGTTCTGTCCGTCGCGAACAGGGGTTCATGCTCGGGGCGGTGCGTTTTTGCAAGGCTCCCGACGGCATGTACATTGCCGCGGTCGAGCCCAAGTACAACGTTGTCGACTTGTTGGCGCCTCATTTCCGCTCGCGCTTCCCCAACGGGCGCTGGGCCATTGTCGATATGGTGCGCCGTTACGGAATTTGCTACGAAAATTCGCGGACGCAGTTGGTGTCGGTCGCCGACCCGGAAGCAATTGCGGGGATTGAGCGGGCCGATAGTGTCGCGCGGATGTGGAAATCGTACTACGATTCGATGGCTATCAAGGAACGCCTGAACCCGGAACTTTTGAGGCGTTGCCTGCCTGTGCGTTATTGGAAGCACTTGCCTGAGCGCCAGGTGGATGCTTCTTCTCTGGTGATTGGCGGCAGGAATTCAGAGAAACGGGGTGATAATGGTCTAGGTGGAGCTAATTTGCCTTCTGCCGTGGCGCAGGGCCGTTCGCTAGCGTTGTCCCATAGCGGCATGTGA
- a CDS encoding putative DNA modification/repair radical SAM protein — MDLREKLNILGDAAKYDVSCSSSGSSRCAPKGGFGSGCDAGICHTWAADGRCISLLKVLFSNACKYDCAYCVNRRSNDIPRATFTPKELIDLTMEFYRRNYIEGLFLSSAVVGSPDNTMELLVRVAKELRTVHHFGGYIHLKAIPGASARLLFEAGLYADRSSVNIEIPSDSALQYLAPEKNYESIYRPMNFLAERKIGYDSDHARHSPKFLPAGQSTQMIVGASGETDLQILRLSAGFYQQQQMKRVYFSGYVPINADKRLPAISSKPPLLREHRLYQADWLMRFYNFRHDEILDESNPNLDVDLDPKAMWALRHPEFFPVDLQTADYESILRVPGIGVKSARLIVSGRRFTRVRLETLKKMGVVLKRAKYFIYHPDTPASLRRLYPEMVRPFLVAKKRPEQLGLFDNYVPALPGALSR; from the coding sequence ATGGATTTGCGTGAAAAGTTGAATATTTTGGGCGATGCGGCCAAGTACGATGTGTCGTGTTCGTCGAGCGGGTCGTCGCGCTGCGCCCCGAAGGGGGGCTTCGGCAGTGGCTGCGATGCGGGTATTTGCCACACTTGGGCCGCCGACGGGCGCTGCATTTCCCTTTTGAAGGTCTTGTTCAGCAACGCTTGCAAGTACGACTGCGCCTACTGTGTGAATCGGCGCAGCAACGATATTCCTCGGGCGACGTTTACTCCCAAGGAACTGATTGATTTGACGATGGAATTTTATCGGCGCAACTACATCGAGGGGCTTTTCCTGAGTTCGGCGGTTGTCGGTTCGCCGGACAACACGATGGAATTGCTTGTCCGCGTGGCAAAGGAATTGCGGACGGTCCACCATTTTGGCGGTTACATCCACTTGAAGGCGATTCCCGGGGCCAGCGCACGCCTGCTTTTCGAGGCGGGGCTTTATGCCGACCGCAGCAGTGTCAACATCGAGATTCCCTCGGATTCCGCCTTGCAGTACCTGGCCCCCGAAAAGAACTACGAGTCCATTTACCGCCCCATGAACTTCCTTGCCGAGCGCAAGATCGGCTACGATTCCGACCATGCCCGGCATTCCCCCAAGTTCTTGCCGGCGGGGCAGAGCACGCAGATGATTGTCGGTGCGTCGGGGGAGACGGACTTGCAGATTTTGAGGCTTTCCGCGGGGTTCTATCAGCAACAGCAGATGAAACGCGTGTATTTTTCGGGCTATGTCCCTATTAATGCGGACAAGCGCCTGCCCGCAATTTCGAGCAAGCCGCCTCTGCTGCGCGAACATCGCCTTTATCAGGCGGACTGGCTCATGCGTTTCTACAACTTCCGGCACGACGAAATCTTAGACGAATCCAATCCCAATTTGGATGTGGATTTGGATCCCAAGGCCATGTGGGCGCTCCGCCATCCTGAATTTTTCCCGGTCGACTTGCAGACGGCAGATTACGAGTCTATCCTCCGCGTTCCGGGAATCGGGGTCAAGTCGGCAAGGCTCATTGTGAGCGGGCGGCGCTTTACTCGCGTCCGTCTTGAAACCCTGAAAAAGATGGGGGTGGTGCTGAAACGGGCCAAGTACTTTATTTACCATCCCGATACTCCGGCGAGCCTCCGCAGGCTTTATCCCGAGATGGTGCGCCCGTTCCTTGTGGCCAAAAAAAGGCCCGAACAACTGGGCCTGTTCGACAACTATGTTCCCGCTTTGCCGGGAGCGCTTTCGCGATAG
- a CDS encoding T9SS type A sorting domain-containing protein produces MKTSHLLTTACFLACCGVTSAYTVTGLVSDDQGKALKDVAVSLLKEGKTATTDDLGKFTIHEDEQDSISLSVHPAFKNSVGYIGVSNGVLSYSQGSSSPVQIKVFNSLGHQVFKKTMQGSGTYDLSRAIKARGTYFAHVSVGNAQQNFRFTADGSFAGSLTASAEHALLKAAAQGEAIRFVADGFDTLTVPLGTLDTTLDVKLKASAPQFKFGYALKNEPTPSKGCGSASKLQKVKSVENGDQFQIKVGSDNRTYFITLPKNYDNTKPHKVLFALHCYGSNGEDFVHHAADYDHPTPYYGQQVLDKNGDYIFVSLDAIGGLWNKGQADHDFFAQTLTTLNENYCIDTSRVFITGFSYGAMFSYSLAQDMQDRVRAAATYAVADYNIWLPEGDAMKELPIAWMNVHGVNDDRCDYNLAKNSALPRILKRNAKVDENGQRAEAEKEKPDEIKGNTGHVCYDFTEVDPRFPVKWCSWPGSHQWTAHDTGNMSVGWDWQGTWVPEEVHKFFEQF; encoded by the coding sequence ATGAAAACATCTCATCTGCTTACGACCGCATGCTTTTTGGCATGTTGCGGGGTTACTTCCGCATATACCGTAACGGGTTTGGTTTCCGACGACCAGGGTAAGGCCCTCAAGGATGTCGCTGTCAGCCTTCTTAAAGAGGGGAAGACCGCGACAACGGATGACCTGGGGAAATTCACCATCCACGAAGACGAGCAAGATTCTATCAGTTTGTCCGTCCATCCTGCGTTCAAGAATTCTGTCGGGTACATCGGTGTGAGCAATGGCGTGCTTTCGTATTCGCAGGGAAGTTCTTCGCCTGTGCAGATCAAGGTGTTCAATTCCCTTGGCCACCAGGTTTTCAAGAAGACCATGCAGGGCTCCGGTACGTATGACTTGAGTAGGGCAATCAAGGCTCGCGGTACGTATTTCGCGCATGTATCCGTGGGGAACGCCCAACAGAATTTCAGATTTACCGCCGATGGTAGCTTTGCCGGTTCCTTGACCGCTTCGGCAGAACATGCCCTCTTGAAAGCTGCCGCCCAGGGTGAGGCAATCCGCTTTGTCGCCGATGGCTTTGACACGCTCACCGTGCCGCTTGGCACGCTTGACACCACCCTCGATGTGAAACTCAAGGCTTCGGCTCCGCAGTTCAAGTTCGGGTATGCGCTCAAAAACGAGCCGACACCGAGCAAGGGGTGTGGCTCGGCATCCAAGTTGCAGAAGGTCAAGAGCGTCGAGAACGGCGACCAGTTCCAGATCAAGGTCGGCAGCGACAACCGCACCTACTTTATCACCCTGCCCAAAAACTACGACAACACCAAGCCGCACAAGGTACTGTTCGCGCTGCACTGCTACGGCAGCAACGGCGAGGACTTCGTACACCATGCCGCTGACTACGACCACCCGACTCCGTACTACGGCCAACAGGTTCTCGACAAGAACGGCGACTACATCTTTGTCTCTCTCGATGCGATTGGCGGCCTGTGGAACAAGGGCCAGGCCGACCACGATTTCTTCGCCCAGACGCTCACCACCCTGAACGAGAACTACTGCATCGACACGAGCCGCGTGTTCATTACGGGATTTAGCTACGGCGCCATGTTCAGCTACTCGCTGGCCCAAGACATGCAGGACCGCGTTCGCGCCGCTGCGACCTATGCCGTCGCCGATTACAACATCTGGCTGCCCGAAGGCGATGCCATGAAGGAATTGCCGATTGCCTGGATGAACGTACACGGCGTCAATGACGACCGCTGCGACTACAACCTTGCCAAGAACAGCGCTCTCCCGAGAATCCTCAAGCGGAACGCGAAAGTTGACGAAAATGGACAACGTGCCGAAGCTGAAAAAGAAAAGCCCGACGAAATCAAAGGCAATACGGGACATGTCTGTTATGACTTCACGGAAGTGGATCCGCGTTTCCCCGTCAAGTGGTGCAGCTGGCCTGGTAGCCACCAGTGGACTGCGCACGACACTGGCAACATGAGTGTCGGTTGGGACTGGCAGGGCACCTGGGTCCCCGAAGAGGTCCACAAGTTCTTTGAGCAATTCTAA
- a CDS encoding HD domain-containing phosphohydrolase has protein sequence MGLIVVSLLANIIPAKIALATEIPVFLDNVGTLLSAMLGGTLPAVIVGFFSNVINGFSNWETLYYGIISILIGVAAALFQQYGFYKTISRICIVIVTFALLGGGLGSILTYFLYGYDFGEGISAPFSLAIYQHLGFSKFFSQLSADFVIDMIDKTIVVATSLLIYRNIPVKFKSLFSNVFLFDPHLGEHSRKSGSHLIKRSLLRKVVVMVIVAEILLGALASTTGFILYRQVTIARNKAIAQGVGASAAAIIDGDRIKEWETLGHDAQGYDDIEKDLYRIRDGFPQVFYLYVYRITNDSSVVVFDLEARDTSGVLPDKPGDRVAFNQGFAPVRENLLRGEHVEPIVTIDEYGWLLTAYEPLKNSLGNTVAYVGVDISMGDLIYEEAKFFIKLLSMFFGLSIIIMSIVLELVNRGIVHPVNRMAAASIHFAYSLEQGRVNGLKELESLQIRTFDEIEYLYKALTKTCKDSLEFIERLEAAAARITRMQDEIIINFAEMVEARDTSTGDHIKKTAFYVEAIAEELQKEGKFSDILTDTYKDKLKRSAPLHDIGKIAVSDLILNKPGKLTDEEFAIMKSHTTQGMKILSKIEANANNTMDDNYLKESIEMAHYHHEKWDGSGYPTGIKGEEIPLSARIMAVADVFDALVAERVYKKPFTYEKAMAIITEGSGKHFDPVVVEAFCHISEKLYNERTKLNKSEQPPETQA, from the coding sequence GTGGGTTTGATAGTTGTTTCGCTCTTAGCGAACATAATCCCTGCAAAAATAGCCTTAGCCACTGAAATTCCCGTATTCCTAGACAATGTCGGCACACTGCTTTCCGCCATGCTCGGCGGTACGCTCCCCGCAGTTATTGTCGGTTTCTTTTCTAACGTCATCAATGGTTTTTCCAACTGGGAAACGCTCTACTACGGCATCATCAGTATTCTCATTGGCGTGGCGGCCGCACTCTTCCAGCAATATGGATTTTACAAGACCATTTCCAGGATATGCATCGTCATAGTTACATTCGCCCTCCTGGGTGGTGGGCTCGGCTCCATACTCACCTACTTCTTGTACGGTTACGACTTCGGTGAAGGCATCTCGGCCCCGTTCTCCCTCGCCATCTACCAGCACCTCGGGTTCTCGAAATTCTTTTCCCAGCTTTCGGCAGACTTTGTCATCGACATGATTGACAAGACAATCGTAGTCGCCACATCTCTACTCATCTACCGCAACATTCCCGTCAAATTCAAGAGCCTTTTCAGCAACGTATTCCTGTTCGACCCGCACCTCGGTGAACATTCCAGAAAGTCCGGCAGCCACCTCATCAAGCGTTCCCTGCTGCGCAAGGTTGTCGTCATGGTTATCGTTGCCGAAATCCTGCTCGGAGCCCTGGCCAGCACCACCGGATTCATCCTGTACCGCCAGGTCACGATTGCCAGGAACAAGGCCATCGCTCAAGGTGTGGGGGCTTCGGCCGCAGCAATCATCGACGGCGACCGGATCAAGGAGTGGGAGACCCTGGGGCACGATGCACAAGGTTACGACGACATCGAGAAAGACTTGTACCGTATCCGCGATGGGTTCCCACAGGTATTCTACCTCTACGTCTACAGGATTACCAACGACAGCAGTGTCGTCGTATTCGACTTGGAGGCGCGCGACACGAGCGGTGTTCTGCCGGACAAGCCTGGCGACCGAGTTGCGTTCAACCAAGGCTTTGCACCCGTGCGCGAGAACCTCCTCCGGGGTGAACATGTCGAGCCGATTGTCACGATTGACGAATACGGCTGGCTGCTGACTGCTTACGAACCGCTGAAGAACTCCTTAGGGAATACAGTCGCCTACGTGGGTGTCGACATTTCGATGGGAGACCTCATCTACGAGGAGGCCAAGTTCTTCATCAAGCTCCTGTCCATGTTCTTCGGGCTTTCCATCATCATCATGAGCATCGTCCTCGAACTTGTGAACCGGGGTATCGTGCATCCAGTGAACCGCATGGCGGCAGCCTCGATTCACTTTGCCTACAGTTTGGAACAAGGCCGCGTCAACGGGCTCAAGGAACTCGAATCCCTGCAGATCCGCACCTTCGACGAAATCGAATACCTCTACAAAGCGCTCACAAAAACTTGTAAGGACTCGCTGGAATTCATCGAAAGGTTAGAGGCCGCAGCAGCCCGCATCACCCGGATGCAAGATGAAATCATTATCAACTTCGCCGAAATGGTCGAAGCAAGAGACACGAGTACGGGAGACCATATTAAAAAGACGGCGTTCTACGTGGAAGCCATTGCCGAAGAACTCCAAAAAGAAGGCAAGTTCAGCGACATATTGACCGACACCTACAAAGACAAGCTCAAACGCTCCGCGCCGCTCCACGATATCGGCAAGATTGCCGTGTCCGACTTGATTTTGAACAAGCCGGGCAAGCTCACCGACGAAGAATTCGCCATCATGAAGAGCCACACCACGCAGGGCATGAAGATCCTTTCCAAGATCGAGGCAAACGCGAACAACACGATGGACGACAACTACCTGAAGGAATCCATCGAAATGGCACACTACCACCACGAGAAATGGGACGGCTCAGGCTACCCCACTGGAATCAAGGGCGAAGAGATTCCTTTGTCTGCAAGAATCATGGCTGTTGCCGATGTGTTCGATGCGCTTGTGGCCGAACGCGTGTACAAGAAGCCGTTCACCTACGAAAAGGCCATGGCCATCATTACCGAGGGTTCTGGCAAACATTTCGACCCCGTGGTCGTAGAAGCCTTCTGCCACATTTCCGAAAAGCTCTACAACGAACGTACCAAACTGAACAAGTCAGAACAGCCACCGGAAACGCAAGCCTAA
- a CDS encoding PQQ-binding-like beta-propeller repeat protein has protein sequence MNKMKKNVIASVAKQSFAALSIASLVFMTACGDDSSSGPSSTGDEPELSSSSNDDEGSSSSKKKDKSSSSVEEASSSSVEESSSSSEISVSLTGVVFGSDYSTGELRWIDKDGKISESSLSFHQDSKVVTNGADLYVLERKGADNITKIDPEKLESKGKKAVVWQVSLDDEANPVDMAFDGDQAWVALQNADSLVKISTEDGKVKKSIKIGKFAYEGEHSPYVADIELDDGSLYVLMQRYTQDENYVVTYPKGLLAIYDASTGDLKDTIQLKSKNPSNVAVIGGNVYVATHGEYNAAYGTDADSQRGIEKVNVSKKKSELLISGEDLGGGIASMVVDGEVVYVSINLGYDENYAAIQALKKVDISAKKVDDVEGFTDMSGSMAIDDGLLYVGDRSVPAVVTWNGKKKNTIKQPKGALPPYNIALF, from the coding sequence ATGAATAAAATGAAAAAGAATGTCATTGCGAGTGTGGCGAAGCAATCTTTCGCCGCATTGTCCATTGCCTCTCTCGTCTTTATGACGGCTTGCGGCGACGACTCCAGTTCGGGCCCGTCTTCTACAGGCGATGAACCGGAACTCAGTTCGTCGTCTAACGATGACGAAGGCAGCAGCTCTTCGAAGAAGAAGGACAAGAGTTCCTCTTCTGTCGAAGAAGCCAGCAGTTCTTCTGTTGAAGAATCCAGCAGCTCTTCGGAAATAAGTGTTTCCTTGACGGGTGTGGTCTTTGGTTCCGACTACTCGACTGGCGAACTCCGCTGGATTGACAAGGACGGAAAGATTTCTGAAAGTTCCCTCTCCTTCCACCAAGATTCCAAGGTCGTTACGAACGGAGCCGACCTCTATGTGCTGGAACGCAAGGGTGCGGATAACATTACAAAGATTGACCCCGAGAAGTTGGAATCCAAAGGCAAGAAGGCCGTAGTTTGGCAGGTTTCTTTGGACGATGAAGCGAATCCGGTTGACATGGCTTTTGATGGAGATCAGGCCTGGGTCGCTTTGCAGAATGCCGACTCCCTGGTGAAAATTTCGACGGAAGACGGCAAGGTTAAAAAATCCATCAAAATCGGAAAGTTTGCTTACGAAGGCGAACATTCTCCGTATGTGGCCGACATCGAACTCGATGACGGCTCCCTCTATGTGTTGATGCAGCGCTACACGCAGGATGAAAACTATGTGGTTACTTATCCCAAGGGCCTGCTCGCTATCTACGATGCCTCTACGGGCGACCTGAAGGATACGATCCAGCTCAAGAGCAAGAATCCCTCGAACGTCGCTGTTATTGGTGGTAATGTCTATGTGGCGACTCATGGCGAATACAATGCTGCTTACGGCACCGATGCCGACAGCCAGCGCGGTATCGAGAAGGTGAATGTCTCCAAGAAAAAATCCGAATTGCTGATTTCCGGTGAAGATCTGGGTGGTGGCATTGCTTCTATGGTTGTCGATGGCGAAGTTGTCTACGTGAGCATCAACCTCGGCTACGACGAAAATTATGCTGCAATACAGGCCTTGAAGAAGGTCGACATTTCGGCTAAGAAGGTGGATGATGTCGAAGGATTTACCGACATGTCCGGCTCCATGGCTATTGACGATGGTTTGCTCTATGTCGGTGACCGCTCCGTTCCTGCTGTTGTCACGTGGAACGGCAAGAAGAAGAATACCATCAAGCAGCCGAAGGGTGCCCTTCCTCCTTACAATATCGCTTTGTTTTAA
- a CDS encoding TonB-dependent receptor plug domain-containing protein, with the protein MRKTSFFKVACVAAFWCCALAWAGGAAVPPSEGSPEDVSIVSANDPVQDLGSSDVVSATGYLPAQDVSYTEINSSAWEGKSLTAADLLSTLPGIQSYKQGGLGSFQSVSIRGIAARNILICVDGVPLNDASGGAVNLASIDLNQMEKVEVFKGNVPAKFGVTGLGGAVNFVTKNAVKKGGRVLLAYGNHNTWEGAFQVSSPVTDSIMFASSFATRHSDNDYEYTNRNGTQYNDDDDYTATRQNAEYTDVSGNAQFRMLHGNGSFSTLSVTATRFEGGNPGKEEQQTVVADFVGESALIRYGLESPGFFDDALFLYGGLSYRFDKNVSSSYYPLDHLGYSINEYLEYGAAVYKFVPEVSAEWALWNRLKGAARVAAEWERAEARGVSKDWALDRLNLVGSGDLYYQFFKYAGLGGEGSVHFLKDHLDEGTFVLPTGGRTLDEAEDRDLTLSGRAYTRLGNSEIPVTGEVSLGRFYQQPALMELYGTFPGALSNPKLKREKATKFEASGLFKVPGGHTSLRAAYFESHIEDGICWVIVVEHLHAENIARSRVRGAEFELNSTPAKFLDVVLRATFQKTEDRSKSDTYNGNKLPGEPDRSYFAEATLHLPLHLDLMWASEWRSIMYSDRANRMDQPAVANHRAMLSYNPFEKTRLAFSVDNITDEKYRNFYTPFPMPGREYKFTIIQGF; encoded by the coding sequence ATGCGAAAGACGTCATTCTTTAAGGTTGCATGTGTTGCAGCTTTTTGGTGCTGCGCCCTTGCCTGGGCGGGCGGTGCCGCAGTCCCTCCTTCGGAAGGTTCCCCGGAGGATGTGTCTATCGTTTCTGCAAACGACCCTGTGCAAGATTTGGGCTCTTCGGATGTGGTAAGCGCCACCGGTTATCTGCCCGCACAAGATGTAAGCTATACCGAAATCAATTCGTCGGCTTGGGAGGGCAAGTCGCTGACGGCGGCAGACCTCCTTTCGACGCTGCCTGGGATCCAGTCGTACAAGCAGGGCGGTTTAGGGAGTTTCCAGTCGGTGTCCATTCGTGGGATTGCGGCGAGGAACATTTTGATTTGCGTGGATGGCGTCCCGCTGAACGATGCGAGCGGCGGCGCGGTGAACCTCGCGTCTATCGACCTGAACCAGATGGAAAAAGTCGAGGTGTTCAAGGGGAATGTCCCTGCGAAGTTCGGCGTGACGGGGCTCGGCGGTGCAGTCAATTTCGTGACGAAGAATGCCGTGAAGAAGGGCGGGCGCGTCTTGCTTGCTTACGGGAACCACAACACATGGGAGGGTGCCTTCCAGGTGAGCTCTCCGGTGACCGACAGCATCATGTTTGCCTCTTCGTTTGCCACCAGGCATTCCGACAACGACTACGAGTACACGAACCGCAACGGGACGCAATACAACGACGACGATGATTATACGGCAACGCGCCAAAATGCAGAATATACCGACGTGTCGGGCAACGCGCAGTTCCGCATGCTGCACGGGAACGGCTCATTCTCGACTTTGTCTGTGACGGCGACCCGGTTCGAAGGCGGGAACCCCGGCAAAGAAGAACAGCAGACGGTCGTGGCCGATTTTGTCGGGGAGTCGGCGCTTATCCGCTATGGCTTGGAATCGCCCGGCTTTTTTGACGATGCGCTTTTCTTGTATGGCGGGCTTTCGTACCGGTTCGACAAGAACGTTTCGAGTTCCTATTATCCGTTGGATCACCTGGGCTATTCGATCAACGAATATCTGGAATACGGTGCGGCGGTCTACAAGTTTGTCCCTGAAGTCTCGGCTGAATGGGCTTTGTGGAACCGTCTGAAGGGTGCTGCCCGTGTGGCTGCGGAGTGGGAACGCGCCGAAGCGCGTGGCGTTTCTAAGGATTGGGCGCTGGACCGCTTGAACTTGGTAGGCTCTGGAGACCTGTATTACCAGTTTTTCAAGTATGCGGGGCTCGGTGGCGAGGGCTCGGTGCATTTTCTGAAGGACCATCTGGACGAGGGAACCTTTGTTTTGCCCACGGGAGGCCGTACCCTGGATGAAGCTGAAGACCGTGATTTGACTCTTTCGGGGCGCGCCTACACTCGCCTCGGGAATTCCGAAATACCGGTGACGGGGGAGGTCTCGCTGGGCCGTTTTTACCAGCAGCCCGCCCTGATGGAACTTTACGGGACTTTCCCGGGAGCCTTGTCGAACCCGAAACTCAAACGGGAAAAGGCGACCAAGTTCGAGGCCTCTGGCTTGTTCAAGGTGCCGGGAGGCCACACATCTTTGAGGGCTGCGTACTTTGAATCGCATATCGAAGACGGTATTTGCTGGGTGATTGTCGTGGAACACCTGCATGCCGAAAACATCGCCCGTTCGCGGGTGCGCGGTGCCGAATTCGAACTCAACAGCACGCCTGCAAAATTCCTGGATGTCGTGTTGCGAGCCACATTCCAGAAAACAGAAGACCGTTCGAAATCGGATACGTATAACGGGAACAAACTCCCCGGGGAACCTGACCGCAGCTATTTTGCCGAGGCCACGCTCCACTTGCCGCTGCATCTGGATTTGATGTGGGCGTCGGAATGGCGCAGCATCATGTACAGCGACCGTGCGAACCGTATGGACCAGCCGGCTGTGGCAAACCATCGCGCCATGCTCTCGTACAATCCGTTCGAAAAGACGCGCCTCGCTTTTTCTGTGGATAACATCACCGACGAAAAATACCGCAATTTTTATACCCCATTCCCCATGCCGGGGAGGGAATACAAGTTCACCATAATACAGGGGTTCTAG